A part of Desulfobacter sp. genomic DNA contains:
- a CDS encoding DEAD/DEAH box helicase family protein codes for MEQTTGVIDNKSFGTVISKLKGDLSSGCSISVLSSLFSLYAFAELKKELSKVGKFKLLVPTPKDSKTFIANLPGSHLDRRLRNRLDINRIARECSEWLQKKCEVRQLPSQVYQNFIHLSHNGKKKDLAIVGSSSFTTDGLGIVPSETHHMNTFFRSPEETDSLVDWFEGLWSLGGNNSDIGTTIQEALALYYTDKTPQQIYFLTLFNIFKELIGELDEENIIKTQTGIKGTEVWQKLYKFQCDGVLGAIDKIERYNGCIIADSVGLGKTFEALAIIKYYELRNDRVLVLCPKKLRENWTLYTINDKRNILSSDRFNYDVLNHTDLTRARGMSGEINLETLNWGNYDLVVIDESHNFRNNPARKDNALTRYAKLMDGIIKAGVKTKVLMLSATPVNNRMNDLKNQVAFIVEAKDDAFKTNGITSIEQTLKMAQTRFNAWLNLDDSKRTTESLLETLNFDYFKLLDLLTIARSRKHIEKYYDVTEIGKFPERLKPVNIKTDIDTEGRFPALESINRDIRLLNLSAYAPLKYVLPQKAEEYSRKYDRKVAGGSVFRQVDREQSLIHLMRVNLFKRMESSINSFTMTLEKLLGEVTGLIQKIADHDNNTAVEEFDIEEIEIEDDAFSPFVVGKKVKVLIQDMDTVRWKQELEEDREILEKLIASSQSIKAPQDEKLRKLKELIRYKVANPINPDNKKLIIFTAFADTAKYLYENTAKWAQRELGIYAALVTGSGENKTEMPGIRKDLAAIITSFSPVSKEREKIDSSLTAEIDLLIATDCISEGQNLQDCDYLINYDIHWNPVRIIQRFGRVDRLGSKNDKIQLVNFWPNMELDEYINLEARVSGRMVLLDISATGEENVIEFTDSGKMNDLEYRRKQLEKLQNEVVDIDDVEGGISITDLTLNDFRMDLSDYIKEHENLLERIPSGAYAVATIDDSLKDEFSPGVIFCLRNEGAQTVSDSTYALSPYYLVYVNNDGSVLLQFTQTKKILDLLKKMSIHGKSVDGAATTRFSGQTRNGSDMSQYRNLLSKAVQALTGAAEERGVESLFSPGGTVINKNSFKGMDDFEVVSYLILLGEEADDE; via the coding sequence ATGGAGCAAACTACTGGAGTAATAGATAATAAATCTTTTGGTACAGTTATCTCTAAATTAAAAGGAGACCTTTCTTCCGGATGCAGTATTTCGGTTCTTTCCTCCTTGTTTTCTTTATATGCATTCGCTGAATTGAAAAAAGAGCTTTCAAAGGTTGGTAAGTTTAAGCTTCTTGTTCCAACTCCCAAAGATTCCAAAACCTTCATTGCCAATCTGCCGGGGAGCCATCTGGACCGTCGCCTTAGAAACAGACTGGATATTAACCGCATTGCACGTGAGTGTTCAGAATGGCTGCAAAAAAAGTGTGAAGTGCGTCAGTTACCCTCTCAGGTATATCAAAATTTTATTCATTTATCTCACAACGGCAAAAAGAAAGACCTTGCCATAGTAGGTAGTTCCTCTTTTACCACTGACGGCCTGGGTATCGTACCATCAGAAACCCACCACATGAATACCTTCTTCCGAAGTCCTGAAGAGACAGATTCTTTGGTTGATTGGTTTGAGGGACTATGGTCTTTGGGTGGAAATAATTCTGATATTGGAACTACTATTCAAGAGGCTCTTGCCCTTTACTATACCGATAAAACACCTCAGCAAATTTATTTCCTCACTCTTTTTAATATTTTTAAAGAGCTAATTGGTGAACTTGATGAAGAAAATATCATTAAAACACAGACCGGCATAAAAGGAACCGAAGTTTGGCAAAAACTTTATAAATTCCAATGTGATGGCGTCTTGGGTGCAATCGATAAAATTGAAAGGTATAACGGATGCATCATTGCTGATAGCGTTGGATTGGGTAAGACCTTTGAGGCTCTGGCAATTATAAAATATTATGAACTACGGAATGATAGAGTTTTGGTCTTATGTCCCAAAAAGCTGAGGGAAAACTGGACATTATATACCATTAATGACAAAAGAAATATTTTGTCTTCCGATAGATTTAATTATGATGTTCTCAACCATACGGATTTGACTCGTGCGCGAGGTATGTCCGGGGAAATTAACCTGGAGACGCTAAACTGGGGCAATTATGATCTGGTGGTAATTGATGAGTCGCATAACTTCCGAAACAACCCGGCCCGCAAAGATAATGCCCTGACCCGATATGCCAAACTCATGGACGGGATCATCAAAGCTGGCGTGAAAACCAAAGTGCTGATGCTCTCGGCGACGCCGGTAAACAACCGGATGAACGACCTGAAAAACCAAGTTGCTTTTATCGTTGAGGCAAAAGACGATGCGTTTAAGACCAATGGAATCACCAGCATAGAACAGACGTTAAAAATGGCTCAGACACGCTTCAATGCATGGCTGAATCTGGACGACAGCAAGAGAACCACAGAGTCCCTGCTGGAGACTTTGAATTTTGACTATTTCAAATTGCTGGATCTTCTCACCATTGCCCGATCCAGAAAGCATATCGAAAAGTATTATGATGTAACGGAGATCGGAAAATTCCCCGAGAGGCTAAAACCCGTCAATATCAAAACTGACATTGATACAGAGGGACGCTTCCCGGCGCTTGAGAGTATTAACCGAGATATTCGACTGCTTAATTTGAGCGCATATGCTCCGCTGAAATATGTCCTGCCGCAAAAGGCTGAAGAGTACAGCCGCAAATATGACCGAAAGGTTGCTGGCGGTTCCGTGTTCAGACAGGTAGACCGCGAACAGAGCTTGATTCATTTGATGCGGGTTAACCTCTTCAAACGAATGGAAAGCTCAATCAACTCCTTCACCATGACGCTGGAAAAACTTCTCGGTGAAGTAACAGGATTGATCCAGAAAATTGCAGACCATGACAACAATACAGCGGTTGAAGAGTTTGATATCGAAGAGATCGAAATTGAAGATGATGCTTTCTCTCCTTTTGTTGTCGGCAAGAAGGTCAAAGTCCTGATTCAGGACATGGATACGGTACGCTGGAAGCAAGAGCTTGAAGAAGATCGGGAGATTCTGGAAAAACTGATTGCCTCTTCACAGTCAATAAAAGCCCCGCAAGATGAAAAGCTCAGGAAACTAAAGGAGCTTATTCGCTACAAAGTTGCCAACCCGATCAATCCGGACAATAAGAAGCTCATTATTTTCACCGCATTTGCTGATACCGCAAAGTATCTATATGAAAACACTGCAAAATGGGCACAGCGGGAGCTTGGAATCTATGCTGCCTTGGTTACCGGCTCCGGAGAAAACAAAACCGAGATGCCCGGCATACGCAAGGATCTGGCCGCAATCATTACGTCCTTCTCGCCAGTATCGAAAGAGCGTGAAAAGATCGATTCATCTCTCACTGCAGAAATTGACCTGCTGATTGCCACGGACTGTATTTCAGAGGGGCAAAACCTGCAGGACTGCGATTACCTGATCAACTATGACATCCACTGGAATCCGGTTCGAATCATTCAGCGTTTTGGCCGTGTTGATCGACTGGGCTCGAAAAATGACAAAATCCAACTGGTGAACTTCTGGCCCAACATGGAGCTGGATGAGTACATAAATCTTGAGGCCCGCGTTTCCGGTCGCATGGTTCTGCTGGATATTTCGGCCACTGGTGAAGAGAACGTCATTGAGTTTACCGATTCAGGAAAAATGAATGACCTCGAATACCGCCGGAAACAGCTCGAAAAGCTTCAGAACGAAGTGGTCGACATTGATGACGTCGAGGGTGGCATCTCCATCACCGACCTCACGCTGAACGACTTCCGCATGGATCTCAGCGACTACATAAAAGAGCATGAGAACCTGCTGGAACGGATACCATCTGGCGCGTATGCCGTGGCCACCATCGACGACTCGTTAAAAGATGAGTTCTCACCCGGAGTGATCTTCTGCCTAAGAAATGAAGGCGCTCAAACCGTTTCGGACTCCACCTATGCTTTGTCGCCTTACTATCTGGTCTATGTGAATAACGACGGTTCCGTT
- a CDS encoding NERD domain-containing protein: MILKGIDDKTNLTKIQKYGHDAEKQMAFYLKRAFQDNSDIVVINDLRIQMGDDFAQMDHLIIHRFGFTVVESKSVTSKISINEHGEWIRHYRSSSKGMPSPVNQAKRQIDLLQKFLTTNCEHLLRKILISKTTLADFKYDVLVAISDTGIIKRGKNTSIAEVCKADQITEKIEGLIDGYAKTNDKLFSLKMNSHFRESTIQRISDTLVKAHKSSARADEYQEPPELNNDEDLTKWAPKAPVDESDSSEEKKCSKCNSVNISILYGRYGYYFKCRDCDGNTAIKLKCKNDSCKVRIRKAKLKFYKECSTCETSEFYFENEKVENAL; the protein is encoded by the coding sequence GTGATATTAAAAGGAATTGATGATAAAACCAATCTTACTAAAATTCAAAAATATGGCCATGATGCTGAAAAGCAGATGGCATTTTATTTAAAACGGGCATTTCAGGACAACTCTGATATTGTCGTTATCAATGATCTGCGAATCCAGATGGGTGATGATTTTGCTCAAATGGATCACTTAATCATCCATAGATTTGGTTTTACAGTGGTCGAATCAAAAAGTGTCACATCTAAAATTTCCATTAACGAACATGGCGAATGGATCAGGCACTATCGTAGCTCTTCTAAAGGAATGCCATCTCCTGTAAATCAGGCCAAGAGGCAAATAGATTTGCTTCAAAAATTCCTTACGACAAATTGTGAGCATCTTCTTAGAAAAATACTCATATCAAAAACTACATTGGCAGATTTTAAATATGATGTGTTGGTTGCCATATCTGATACTGGCATCATTAAAAGAGGTAAAAACACCTCTATTGCCGAAGTATGCAAAGCAGATCAAATAACTGAGAAGATAGAAGGACTTATTGACGGGTACGCAAAAACAAATGACAAGCTTTTTTCATTGAAAATGAATAGTCATTTCAGAGAATCCACAATTCAAAGAATATCCGACACCCTCGTTAAAGCACATAAGTCCAGCGCTCGAGCTGATGAATATCAGGAGCCCCCTGAGCTAAACAATGATGAAGATTTAACAAAATGGGCTCCAAAGGCCCCTGTTGATGAATCAGATAGCTCAGAAGAAAAGAAATGCTCCAAATGCAATTCTGTGAACATCAGTATATTATACGGACGGTATGGGTACTATTTCAAATGCAGAGACTGTGATGGTAATACTGCTATTAAACTAAAATGCAAAAATGATTCATGCAAAGTACGAATTAGAAAAGCAAAATTGAAATTCTATAAAGAGTGCTCAACCTGTGAAACTTCCGAGTTCTATTTTGAAAATGAAAAGGTTGAGAATGCGTTATGA